A stretch of DNA from Globicephala melas chromosome 4, mGloMel1.2, whole genome shotgun sequence:
GATTAGTCAAGTTCTCTGCTTCACTTGGTTTCTGAAGATACAGGAATTTTTTTCAGCTCTTATGAACTTGAAGCTTATAAAATGCCAGCCCTTGAAGAGCCTGCAGGGATCATCTGGTCCGTGCCAGGACATTAGCTGGCCGTTCCTTGATAAGGAAttattctgggggaaaaaaagaaaaggaaaagctaccAGAACTCTGATCAGGATAGCAAACATCTAACTAGACCACAACCAGAATTCCACAACAGCATGTCTCAAACTTCCTTTTTATTTGTGTGGGGAGTAGGGGAGCACTCTTGATGCTTTCTTCACACAGAGGCTTACAATAACGGTCACTTACATTCAAGGGATTCCTGAACTTCTGTATGTCCACACTGGGAGTCCCTGACCTAAAATGGCTACAACTAGCCAGGAATCCATTAGAAAACTCAGAGTTGAGTGAAAAGAATCCTAGTTTGGAATGTGGAGGTCTGGTCCTTGCTCCAGCTGTGTACTATGTGAGCCAGAGAATTTCACTGCCCATTTCTAGGCTCAATGACTCAAACTCTGAAGTTTAGTAGACGTTTTCTGAGATTTCTTTCTAGTTCCAAGTTTCTAGCACCAAAATGAAGTcaatctgacttttttttcctttagcattttttgtcaCAGTCGAATGGCAAGCAGGCTACAAGTGTCTCTGCCGCTGAGAAAGAGGGATGGAGGGTGAGTTTAAGGTACTCTTCCATTATAAGGAAAAGTGGAGTTCTTTTAGAGTCCCATTACATCTTAATCTACAAGACTCTTTACAGAGTTAATGGAGAAAGGTGACTTGGTCTTTCTAAAATCCACACTCCATTTTCAAATCTGTTCTTAGAGGAATGCTTATGACATTCACTGTCACAAAGAATGCTTGTAACCATCTCCACTTGTCACACTCACACTTTTGCATTTGGTTCTCCTAAAATGTTTGAGCATGATGATGGATAGAATTGTCTGGGTACATTTATGTGTATGCGGCTGAGTGTGATAGTGCATTTGCTTCTCCAGGGGCTGAGTGTTTGAGTGTGTGTAATTAAGTGTGCACATGTGTGAGTGAAATTatagaatgtgtatgtgtgtagcaCTGAGTGACCATAAAAAGATTGTGTAGATGGTGTGACGTGTGGAATCGTGTGTGCCTGTGCCTGTgcaggatttaatttttttaaataagccacTTTTGATTGTGTACCCTCCTCTCACTTCTGTGATTGATTTCACGAGGGTAATGGTGCGTAAAAGCGCTGGTGAGATCTGGGGGCGCCTCCTAGTCTGACGTCAGAGAGAGAGTTTAAAAAGGGGGAGACGGAGGAGAGCATACAAGCCGCTTTAGGAGTCGCGAGGTTCAGAGCCGTTGCTGCTGCCTGCGATCAGCTCCTAGAGTTTGACCAACCGCACTCTAGCTCGGCTTCTCCGGCGCCGCCGAGATGCTGTCCTGCCGTCTCCAGTGCGCGCTGGCCGCGCTCTCCATAGTTCTGGCTCTGGGCGGTGTCACCGGCGCGCCCTCAGATCCCCGACTCCGTCAGTTTCTGCAGAAATCCCTGGCTGCTGCCGCTGGGAAGCAGGTAAGGAAACTCCCTCGACGTCTTCTTTCCCCTCTCCAGAACCTCTCAACCTTCCCTAGCCTTGCCTCTGATCCCTTGGGTGAATTTAAGAGGTGCTCTCAAAGAGTGCCGGTGCTTTTCTGGGTCCTTTAGCTACCAAAGCTCCCAGGAAAACTTTCAAAGTCCAGAATCCCTTATTACCTCTTTGTTTCCCCTGATCAGCGCAGTAGGTCACTGTTCAGGTGAGTTCTTTAGCATTCAAGAAAATTCCAAGACCTTGGTAACTGAGCTCGAAGGGATGATGGCATCGATCCCCGGTGCTGACCGCGGGATGTGCTGACCCAGGTGCTGAAAGCACGGACCTCCGAAGCTGCTACTGTCCTGAGCACCACCTCCCTCCCATGCAGCGGGGTTGGGGGCTAACTGGCACTTTACAGCCAGAACACAATATGTTTACGATTGTGAAAGGTCTCGTTCTCCACAGCTGACTTAGTAAAAATGGTAAGAAGAATTCTAGTTTGTAGCTCATGATATGGAAATTGAGTTAAACAAACTGTTGGCTCCTGTTGAAAAACTAACGATCTATTTCTTtctatgtgtgtattttaaaccTACAGAAGCAGAAAACTTGCAGAaacatttgagtttttaaagCTTCTTTGTGTACTTGGTGATTATAACAACAGCCCTTGTTTTTATATCCTTAACCAATTTTAAGTGTGAAAAAAAATTGCAcagctgtgaacattggggtttgGGTGTGGTTAAATCTGTTTTTCAAGCCGGCTTTTCCATGTCTTCTTCTCCACCGTCCTCATTcttatcctctctctctctctctctctttcgctCTTCCTTCCACCCCGTGCAGGAATTGGCCAAGTATTTCTTGGCAGAGCTGCTCTCTGAACCCAACCAGACAGAGAACGATGCCCTGGAGCCTGAAGATCTGTCCCAGGCTGCTGAACAGGATGAAATGAGGCTGGAGCTGCAGAGATCCGCTAACTCGAACCCGGCCATGGCGCCCCGAGAACGCAAAGCCGGCTGCAAGAATTTCTTCTGGAAGACTTTCACATCCTGTTAACTTTATTGATTATTGTTGTCCGTATAAGACCTGTGATTCCTCTCCTCCAAACCCCGTCTCTCCTCCCTAATCCCCCCAATCCTCAGTAAGACCCTTGCATTAGGAATTGAAGActgtaaatacaaaataaaattatggtgaaattatgaaaaaaaggATTTTCGTTTCTTATTGAGTTCAACCTTTGTGTTCAATACTATATGATTAACTTCATTTGTGATTTCAGTCAAGTTCTTTGAGACAGGCACTCCAAATCTCACAGACATACTGTTTAAAATTCCCTGtggtaataaaagttatgttttaaaTGGTAACCCAGATAGTTTGGGttattataaacataaataatcTCAATTAACTCTATGAATTCTAGTTTTAATCCAGCAGTAGTTATTGGAAGGGGCTGCCACAAAcatcaattacattttaaatacacttaaaattatatgttgaaatgagtATTAGTATTAATGGGTAGGCAGGCTGAAATGTCCAACTAACCACCAGGCTGATAcgtaaaataaatgatatataaaaaatagaagggaaaaatCACTTAGAAGTTGGAGGAAAGAAGCTGGCTTAAATAGCTAAAATAAAGTTCTGAGCTTTTAAGATGTGTTTATAGTTTGTGAACATTTATCTAGAGAAGAACATTGCTTTAATATCTTCTTTGACAATCCTCTCTGTAACTGAACAAGGTTAAATAACTGCTTCTGTTTTAAAAGTAAgctcctgggctcccctggtggcgcagtggttgagagtccacctgccgatgcaggggacatgtgtttgtgccccagtccaggaggatcccgcatgccgtggagcagctgggcccgtgagccatggccgatgagcctgcacgtccggagcctgtgctcctaaatttttttcctcaggGGGAAATACCAACTTAATTATAAGATTCCAACATGAGAGCTATGTGTTGCAAGAAACATgtgtgttgggtcacctcagtgAATGCAACACTATTGAAGGTATCAGAGTACAATATCATAATTGCAGAATAACAGAAGGAGATAACTCAAGACTTCTTTTGATTTTATCAAAGTGAGagtcaaataaaaatgcaaacaataataaaaattgtaCCTGCTGGCTATTATTAGTAGTACTGTAATAACATACTAAGTGGTACTGCTCAAGACAGAGATAAAAACATTGCTAATTTAATTCACAGAGACCTTAAAAAGGTGTCCCTTTGAGGATGTGCATTTTAACTATCAACTGTATTTCCGAATAACTGCTAGAATAAGAAAccaaatatagggcttccctggtggcgcagtggttgagagtctgcctgccaatgcaggggacacgggttcgagccctggtctgggaagatcccacatgccacggagcgactaggcccgtgagccacaactactgagcctgcgcgtctggagcttgtgctccgccacgggagaggccgcgacagtgagaggccagcgcaccgcgatgaagagtggcccccgctcgccgcaactagagaaagcccacgcacagaaaagacccagcacagccaaaaataaataaataaaaaaaatgaaattaaaaataaataaataaataattttaaaaaaagtcccctctccaaaaaaaaaaagaaaccaaatataaACACAGAAACTCAGTGTAAATCCCCATAGTATGAACTTTCTGATGGGAGCATATAAACATCTAAGAGGAATTTCTTATTTTACTGAAGATATTTATGTTAGATAATACACGTTTTTAATATGAACATGCTTAGTGGAAGTTAATTCCTGAACAGCTGATCAAACAAGAGAAAATCTAAGCCACTTTACTAATCTCTGTGAAAACAGAACATCCTTTGAGGTACTGGTACATCTTTTATTTACAAGGCATTTAGGAGGGAATTAATGTGTCCACTTAGGGGATCTGTCTCTGTTAAAGGCCTTTTGTACTTCTGGTTACCAACCAACTCAATGGAGCAATAGAATCACATTATTATGATTAAAGCACAGGAGAGAACACAACTTAATAGTTTTCCGAGGAGTGCATAGATTGTATGAGTGCCAGGGGATTTTAAGATTTTAGTATCATCTTTAGTTGTCAGTTCCCAACAGTAGTATGGTAATAATTGGCAAGAATTATATAGTCAtgtgcctatatatatatatatatatatatatacacacacatatatatatatattcttcatttAAAGATTAAGTTGAATGGAACATTTAATCACAGTTAGTTACATTTCAGCCTCATTTTTGCCACCTTTAAAGTAGAAGGCCGTACTGGCAAGGGTCCCCATATTCCTTCCAGATGTGACTGCAGTTTTGTGCTTCACCATTGACAAAAGTGTTAGAGGAGGACTGATTTTGGtcattttaattaagatatgGAGCAGAgttatttaaaagatatatatagaaGGTTTCACTTTTTACTTCCCATTTAGTTCATTTGtgttcctctttttgtttttatttatttatttttgaattttactttattttattttttttatacagcaggttcttattagttatctatttcatacatagtagtgtatatatgtcaatcccaatctcccaattcatcccacccccttccccccttggtatccatacatttgttctctacatctgtgtttctgctttgcaaataagttcatctgtaccatttttctagattccgcatataagtgatattattcGCTATTGGTttcgctatttgtttttcttaagtttGATTCACTGCAAGAGTCTAGTATTCTAGCCTGTTTACCACCTAGCCACAACGAActtttcagattatattttccttcctctttaatacaaccacaggcttcagtagtcctGAACTACCTGCTCTTTCTTTTAATGGGATCGCTTGGGCAAGGTACCCTTCttttctgggccttggtttccccatctgaaaataGGCATACTAATAAAGCCAGTCCCTTAGAATTACAAGGATTCACCAAGATCATGTGTTTGGAGGTCTTAGTACATGGTAAACAGTTGGTAAGTTAGATGTCATAACTGGCGTTATTTTTTCTCTCACATGTGCTGTGCTTTCTAGACTCTCTTCCTTTGCTTTTgctctttcttgtcatttccacaGGTCCAAATCTAAGCCAGCCTTCAAGATTTGTTTTATAAGCTTCTTCCTCCATAAAATTCTTGCTCTGAGCCCTCAGTTGGGATATCTCCCTTCTCTATTAATCTATATCTCTTCCAAGAGGTTTACCTATCACTTCCTGCCATTTATTCTAGTTGTATGAGTATATGTAAGAGGGTGAGTATTTGTGTATGAACTTccaatgaataaatatatgtcaGATTCACATATAAGGTGCAATCAGTACCTCAAGCAATGCACACAGCAGGTTCTCAGTGTTCACtgaagaatgagtgaatgatccATGTGCTTGCGGTCTCAAGCGAAGCAAATCTCTATTACTAGgcaacaacatttttttttcttaagaatagCTCAGGAATATGGCAATAGTGGCTATTCTATGCGATGCTGGTGTGATACAAGAAAGACATAGCACATGGTTATAATTTTAATAACCATTGAAGCATGTGATTAGCAGACCCACTCATTTGGAAGCTGCAATCAATCCagttttctttaaccattttacAAAGTTCCTCAGTGGGGCCTGTTTAACTGTCCACCAACTGTGGACTCACAGTTGTAGAGAATCAGATTCACTAATACTTtaaccacatttgtttattttaagatCATACAGATTCACTCTTGGCCCGAATGCAAGACCAGCTTTTTGGCCTTGGCTCAAACTATTCTCAACATACAAACAATTCTGTTTTATGATGACACAAAATACACCTTTAATTGTGAATATTAGACGTGAAAGAGGGCTCCGAGATCGTCTCATCCTCACCACTCATTTTACTGGAAGCTGACATGTGGAGAGGTTACCTGCCCAAGATAGTCAGTAAGTTGATGTAGAGTCTGGACAAAGCCCAAGTTCCCCCTCTTCTACCTCAGGGTTCTTTTGATGATCTTACTACACTGCCCCCTCAAGGAATCTGACCTTCTGGATAATGGGTGTGTTTCATTAGTCTGAAGTGAATGCCAATTTTTCCCCTGGAACTTCTTCACCTTCCACCAAACAACTGGTCTGCATCTGAGGGAGAATAAGACAATTGATACAAAATAGCTTCCTGTGGTAATAGAAAAGACATTAGGAAGAAATGGTAGAGATACtgatgaagaggaaaagaaatgcaagGGAGAGAGTTTTTGACTAAATTAGACCAAGAAGCAAGGAATTAGTCTGTCCTGGAGTGGAGACGGAGGGGTTCCCTAGCAAGTGGATGGACTCACACCAAGGAGACAGGACTGTGCCTGTGGGGGTGGTCCTCAGAGAAGTCACGATCCACACCCACAGGCCCCGGGAGGAAACATGCCAACGACCACCTCTGCTTCTTCAGTAAGTGAGAATGAGTGCCTTAATTTCAGGTGTTCACTTTCTTATTATCTAGAATGTGCCTCAGTGCTGAGGACTTGCTGGACACTGGAAACAAAATTTGTATGGTAGGGTCTTTGCTTTCAGAGGACCCAGTCTAGGAAGTAAGACATATTCCtttaaaatgagcaaatgctAAAATGGAGGTTTGTCTAGAGTGTTAGGGATAAAAAGAGGTGCCGGTAGCTCCCTTGcttttttctctaaattattCTCCTTATtagttttaaattatggtttGAAAGTGTAAGTGATTTTACCCTTGATGGGATGAATAAATTATAGGTATATAACGATATAATATACACTTTTACAACTTAGTCTAGGTTAGCTTGAAAAGTGTTTATATTCCTCTTTTGTATATGAAGAGGCTGAGGGTGAGAGAGACTAAATAACTCACCCAAGATGTTACCAGCTGGTGAGTGGTGGAGCTGGAACCAGGTTGTCTGATTTCCAATCCAGTGCTCTTCCCACCGTATTTTAGGGGAAAAGGGTGAATTAAAGggaaactcagggcttccctggttcagtggttgagagtccgcctgccgatgcaggggacacgggttcgtgtcccaggctgggaagatcccacatgccgcggagcggccgggcccgtgagccatggccactgagcctgcgcgtccggagcctgttgctccgcaacgcgagaggccacaacagtgagaggcccacgtatcgcaaaaacaaacaaacaaacaaacaaaacaaagggaAACAACTTGCTGGGCAAATTAAGAGCAGATCAGCTTCGGATCATCTTAATTTTGCTCTTCTATACATAATACAAAGGGGTATTACTACTCTTGCTGTCAGAGGAG
This window harbors:
- the SST gene encoding somatostatin; the protein is MLSCRLQCALAALSIVLALGGVTGAPSDPRLRQFLQKSLAAAAGKQELAKYFLAELLSEPNQTENDALEPEDLSQAAEQDEMRLELQRSANSNPAMAPRERKAGCKNFFWKTFTSC